The Imtechella halotolerans DNA window CGGGCCCGCTTTATTTTTTATATAAAATTGTATCCACCATAAACCTGGCAAAAGAGCTCAAACAAGTCAATCCAGAAAATCATTATGTGCCGGTATATTGGATGGCTACAGAGGATCATGATTTTGAGGAGATTAATTACTTCACCCTGAATGGTAAAAAAATCCGCTGGAATGCGCCAGCTGCAGGTCCTGTAGGAATGTTAGCTACAGAGGGGTTGGATGAGGTGTTCCATTTGTTCTCCCAAGAATTAGGGCTTGGAAAAGATGCGGACTATTTGAAAGCATTATTCAGTAATGCCTATCTTTCTCATACGACACTTACAGAGGCTACACGATATCTTGTAAATGAGCTTTTTGGAGCCTATGGATTGGTTATTGTTGATGGCAATGATTCGGCACTTAAACGTTTGTTTATTCCTTACATGAAAACCGATATTTTCCAGCAGGAAGCTTATCATAAAGTAACGGAGAGTTGTGCCCAGCTATCTGCGGTAGATGCTACCTATCCTATCCAAGTAAATCCCCGGGAAATCAATTTGTTTTATCTAAAAAAAGGATCAAGAGAACGCTTAGTTAGGGAAGGGGATTATTTTAAAGTGCTTAACACCAGTGTACGTTTTTCGGAAGAAATGTTACATGAAGAACTTGAGCAGTATCCGGAACGTTTTTCGCCCAATGTAATTTTAAGACCTTTATATCAAGAAGTAGTACTGCCTAACTTATGTTATATAGGAGGAGGTGGTGAAATAGCCTATTGGTTAGAACTTAAATCATTTTTTGAGGCCTCACAGGTTCCTTTTCCAATACTGTTATTGCGCAATTCTGCATTGCTTATACCTCAAAAAGTAAAAGAAAAATTAAATCGTATGGAAATAACTAATAAGCAGTTGTTTCTTAAAAGAGATGCTTTTATTAATCGTAAGGTTCGTGAAATAAGTAATATTGATATTGATTTTTCTCCTCAACGTAAAGCACTTCAAGAACAATTTGAATATTTGTATTCATTGGCCGAACAGACTGATTTATCTTTTATGAGCGCTGTTAAAGCACAGGAGGTAAAGCAACTTAAAGGGCT harbors:
- the bshC gene encoding bacillithiol biosynthesis cysteine-adding enzyme BshC produces the protein MPTDCITFRETGYFSKLICDYIDQDPMLEPFYNRFPSLGNLKAQMVEKQSTYAKETRAILTDSLHNQYKNVAISEATQTNLSALSKSNTFTITTGHQLNIFTGPLYFLYKIVSTINLAKELKQVNPENHYVPVYWMATEDHDFEEINYFTLNGKKIRWNAPAAGPVGMLATEGLDEVFHLFSQELGLGKDADYLKALFSNAYLSHTTLTEATRYLVNELFGAYGLVIVDGNDSALKRLFIPYMKTDIFQQEAYHKVTESCAQLSAVDATYPIQVNPREINLFYLKKGSRERLVREGDYFKVLNTSVRFSEEMLHEELEQYPERFSPNVILRPLYQEVVLPNLCYIGGGGEIAYWLELKSFFEASQVPFPILLLRNSALLIPQKVKEKLNRMEITNKQLFLKRDAFINRKVREISNIDIDFSPQRKALQEQFEYLYSLAEQTDLSFMSAVKAQEVKQLKGLNALEKRLLKAQKRKLADQVTRMTDLQNQLFPGKALQERTDNFSQHYLQFGPELIPALLTHLKPLEFGFAVLVL